Proteins encoded within one genomic window of Ranitomeya variabilis isolate aRanVar5 chromosome 4, aRanVar5.hap1, whole genome shotgun sequence:
- the SRPRA gene encoding signal recognition particle receptor subunit alpha has protein sequence MLDFFTIFSKGGIVLWCFQGVRGSISGPVNALLRSVILQERGGSNCYNHDSLTLKYKLDNQFELVFVVGYQKILTLTYVDKLIDDVHKEFRDKYRNQIQQNGTLGLLSGSFDFQDDFDFLLRAAEESSRARAPAAMKTFKQSEKSKKTVKSMIEKPGEKVKENHKKSKSSKKENIAPEAVTSSKPKVSVPPSSGDKEELSAEETMQRKREEFFKKKMKTGDKASKSPKPEAQKEKGKQPRVWELGASNTKELDYSKPTTNGSVEEGAAPDEDLEALRFRSGFMSGNPPDVEYESSSEEEEDVPTVQTKSLPSVNGSSAKKSSFGGMFGMLKGLVGAKSLTMDDMEPVLEKMKDHLIAKNVAADIAVQLCESVAKRLEGKVMGTFSTVTSAVKQALQESLVQILQPKRRVDVLRDVMESQRARRPYVITFCGVNGVGKSTNLAKISFWLIENGYNVLIAACDTFRAGAVEQLRTHTKRLNSLHPPEKHNGRSMVQLYEKGYGKDAAGIAMEAIAYARNQGYDVVLVDTAGRMQDNAPLMTALAKLIAVNMPDLVLFVGEALVGNEAVDQLVKFNKALADHSLSEKPRLIDGIVLTKFDTIDDKVGAAISMTYITGQPIVFVGTGQTYCDLRSLNVKAVVGALMKA, from the exons ATGTTGGACTTCTTCACAATCTTCAGCAAAGGGGGCATCGTGCTCTGGTGCTTCCAGGGGGTGCGCGGCTCCATCAGCGGCCCAGTGAATGCGCTTCTGCGCTCCGTCATCCTGCAG GAGCGAGGCGGCAGCAACTGCTACAACCATGACTCCCTCACCctgaagtacaagctggacaatcaGTTTGAGCTGGTGTTCGTG GTCGGATACCAGAAGATTTTAACGCTGACGTATGTGGACAAGTTAATAGACGACGTCCATAAAGAATTCCGGGATAAGTACCGCAATCAAATCCAGCAGAACGGCACGCTGGGTTTATTAAGCGGCTCTTTCGATTTTCAGGATGACTTTGACTTTCTTCTCAG GGCAGCGGAGGAGAGTAGCCGAGCTCGAGCCCCTGCCGCCATGAAGACCTTCAAACAGTCCGAGAAGTCCAAGAAGACGGTGAAGTCCATGATTGAAAAGCCGGGAGAAAAAGTGAAGGAAAATCATAAGAAAAGCAAGTCTTCTAAGAAAGAGA ATATCGCACCAGAAGCCGTCACTTCTAGTAAACCGAAGGTGAGTGTGCCGCCATCCTCCGGGGACAAGGAGGAGCTGAGCGCCGAGGAGACCATGCAGCGGAAGCGTGAGGAGTTCTTCAAGAAGAAAATGAAGACCGGGGACAAGGCCAG CAaatctccaaaaccagaggctcagAAGGAAAAAGGAAAGCAGCCACGGGTGTGGGAGCTCGGAGCATCCAACACCAAAGAGCTAGATTACAGCAAACCCACCACCAACGGCAGCGTGGAGGAGGGGGCTGCACCGGACGAGGACCTGGAGGCGCTG AGATTTCGCAGTGGTTTCATGTCGGGGAACCCCCCAGATGTGGAGTATGAGAGCAGCAGCGAAGAGGAGGAAGATGTCCCCACTGTCCAAACCAAATCCCTTCCATCTGTGAACGGGTCCAG TGCCAAGAAGAGCAGCTTTGGAGGGATGTTCGGGATGTTGAAGGGTCTGGTTGGGGCTAAAAGTCTAACCATGGACGACATGGAGCCAGTGCTGGAGAAGATGAAGGATCATCTCATAG CCAAGAATGTAGCAGCGGACATTGCTGTGCAGCTGTGCGAGTCAGTGGCAAAGAGACTGGAAGGGAAAGTTATGGGAACTTTCTCAA CTGTGACGTCTGCAGTGAAACAAGCTTTACAGGAGTCCCTGGTGCAGATCTTGCAGCCAAAGCGCCGTGTGGACGTGCTGCGTGATGTAATGGAGTCACAGCGCGCGCGTCGTCCGTACGTCATCACTTTCTGTGGGGTGAATGGAGTGGGGAAATCCACCAATTTGGCCAAG ATTTCCTTCTGGCTGATTGAGAACGGCTATAACGTGCTGATTGCAGCGTGTGACACATTCCGCGCCGGGGCGGTGGAGCAGCTGCGCACCCACACGAAACGCCTTAATTCCCTGCACCCTCCTGAGAAGCACAATGGCCGCTCCATGGTGCAGCTCTATGAGAAGGGCTATGGCAAAGACGCTGCTGGCATCGCCATGGAGGCCATAGCTTATG CTCGGAATCAGGGTTATGACGTGGTGCTGGTGGACACTGCCGGCCGCATGCAGGACAACGCTCCCCTGATGACCGCGCTGGCCAAGCTCATCGCTGTCAACATGCCTGATCTCGTCCTTTTTGTCGGGGAAGCCTTGGTGGGCAATGAGGCGGTGGATCAGCTG GTGAAGTTTAACAAGGCGCTGGCCGATCACTCGCTGTCCGAGAAGCCGCGGCTCATCGATGGCATCGTGCTCACCAAGTTCGACACGATTGATGATAAG gtggGCGCTGCCATCTCCATGACGTACATCACCGGGCAGCCCATTGTGTTTGTGGGCACGGGGCAGACGTACTGCGACCTGCGCAGCCTGAATGTGAAGGCGGTGGTGGGAGCACTGATGAAAGCCTGA